A genomic region of Papaver somniferum cultivar HN1 chromosome 7, ASM357369v1, whole genome shotgun sequence contains the following coding sequences:
- the LOC113297444 gene encoding glycerol-3-phosphate acyltransferase, chloroplastic-like — protein sequence MLISSATSTPSAISVASLSRSSTSRVSNFGNLEISSKISLRGFRARVSSKAVVKIKAMAELVEDKESIKNVQNIIRLKKSSSEIDDNDNVGHSLTFIDVRSEKELLSGIRKEQEAGRLPSNVAAGLEELYKNYRDAVLKSGHPNAHEIILSNMSVAFDRMLLEVEDPFAFSPYHKAIREPFDYYLFGQNYIRPLIDFRRSYVGNLSVFADMEDKLNQGHNVILISNHQSEADPAVISLLLETTNSYISENLTYVAGDRVLTDPLCRPFSMGRNLVCVYSKKHMNDNPELADMKRRSNTRSLKEMALLLRGGSQIIWIAPSGGRDRPDPSTGEWFPAPFDASSVDNIRRLADHSGPPGHIYPLTLTCHDIMPPPLQVEKEIGEKRVISYHGVGLSVAPEMSFNQVAANHENPEEAKAAFSQALYNSVTEHYNTLKAAIHGKQGLSASTSTVVLSQPWN from the exons ATGTTGATATCGTCAGCTACTTCAACACCTTCTGCTATTTCTGTAGCATCTCTATCAAGAAGTTCTACTTCTAGGGTTTcgaattttggaaatttagagatATCTTCTAAGATATCTTTAAGAGGTTTCAgagctagggtttcatctaagGCAGTAGTGAAGATTAAAGCAATGGCAGAATTAGTTGAAGATAAAGAATCAATCAAAAACGTTCAAAATATTATCCGATTGAAGAAATCATCATCAGAAATTGATGACAATGATAATGTTGGCCATTCACTTACTTTCATTGATGTTCGAAGTGAAAAAG AACTTCTCTCGGGGATTAGGAAAGAGCAAGAAGCTGGACGATTGCCTTCAAATGTTGCCGCAGGGTTGGAGGAATTATACAAGAATTATCGGGATGCG GTTCTTAAAAGTGGACATCCAAACGCTCATGAAATTATATTGTCGAATATGTCAGTTGCATTTGACCGGATGCTGTTGGAAGTTGAG GATCCTTTTGCCTTCTCACCATATCACAAAGCTATAAGAGAGCCTTTTGACTACTACTTGTTTGGTCAAAATTATATTCGTCCGCTGATTGATTTTAG AAGGTCTTATGTTGGCAACCTTTCTGTTTTTGCGGACATGGAAGATAAGCTTAATCAG GGTCACAATGTCATATTGATCTCCAATCACCAAAGCGAAGCAGATCCCGCAGTCATTTCATTGTTACTCGAAACAACAAACTCTTATATTTCTGAAAACTTG ACATATGTTGCTGGAGACAGAGTTCTTACAGATCCTCTTTGCAGGCCGTTCAGCATGGGAAG GAATCTGGTATGTGTATACTCAAAGAAACACATGAACGACAATCCCGAGCTTGCTGACATGAAAAGGAGATCAAATACAAGGAGTCTGAAGGAGATGGCCTTGCTTTTAAG GGGTGGATCACAGATAATATGGATTGCACCTAGTGGTGGTAGGGACCGCCCAGATCCTTCCACAGGAGAATGGTTTCCA GCACCCTTTGATGCTTCTTCAGTGGACAATATAAGAAGACTTGCGGATCATTCAGGTCCTCCAGGGCATATCTATCCCTTGACGTTAACGTGccatgacatcatgccaccaCCTCTCCAG GTAGAAAAAGAAATCGGAGAAAAAAGAGTGATTTCTTATCACGGAGTTGGATTATCTGTGGCTCCAGAAATGAGCTTCAATCAGGTTGCTGCAAACCATGAAAACCCTGAAGAG GCCAAAGCAGCTTTTTCACAGGCTCTGTATAATTCAGTTACTGAGCATTACAATACATTAAAGGCAGCTATACATGGAAAGCAAGGGCTGAGTGCATCAACCTCTACTGTCGTTTTGTCGCAACCATGGAACTAG